The DNA segment CGTCCCTCGGCCATGGCCCAGCGCATCGTGACAAACAGAAAGGTGCTGTCGGGATTGGTGATCCTTAGGGAAATTATATCGGGTTTTCCGTCGACCGTCTTGCCGACCGTGGTATGCTCGACTGTGACCCCCTCTATCGTTTCCCTGATTTTTTCGGAGTGCACCGGCGACAGGCGCCGCGCAATCATTAACATCAAAACCGTGACTATTATCGCAACGCCGTACCGAAGCACTTTCCTCATGCCGCTTTCTCCGTTTCCTTTCCTGTGGCCTTGAGCCGTTTCTCCAAATCGTCTTTCTTGAGGGCCTCTATGATTTCATCGAGGTTCCCCTGCATGATATCGTCGAGCCGGTGCAGAGTGAGTCCGATGCGATGATCCGTGACCCGCGATTGCGGGAAGTTGTATGTCCTGATCTTGGCGCTCCGGTCGCCGGTGCTTACCATGGCCTTGCGTTCCTTGGCGATCTGACGATTCTGCTCTTCAAGGGCATGATCATAGAGACGGGCCCGAAGCACCTGCATCGCCTTCACTTTATTCTTCAACTGCGACTTTTCGTCCTGACAGGTAACGACGGTTCCGGTCGGAATATGGGTTATCCGTACCGCCGAATCAGTGGTGTTGACCGATTGCCCGCCCGGCCCGGACGAACGATAGACATCGATTTTAAGATCTTTTTCTTCTATTTTGATATCGACTTCTTCAGCTTCCTGAAGAACCGCTACAGTCGCCGCCGAAGTATGAATCCGGCCCTGGGCCTCCGTCTGGGGAACTCTTTGCACGCGGTGGACACCGGACTCGAACTTCATCTCGCCGAAAGCCCCGTCGCCCTTGACCATGAAGATAACCTCCTTCAACCCGCCAATTCCGGTCGGATTTGATGACAGAAGTTCCGTTTTCCACCCTTTGTTATCCGCAAAACGGGTGTACATCCGGAATAGGTCGGCCGCAAATATGGCCGCCTCTTCGCCCCCGGTTCCGGCTCTTATTTCAATGATGGCATTCTTGGCATCATTGGGATCGCGGGGAACCAGAAGGAAATTCAATTTTTCTTCGAGAATGGCCAATTGCTCGGTTGTTTCATACAGTTCTGCTTTCGCC comes from the Candidatus Zixiibacteriota bacterium genome and includes:
- the prfA gene encoding peptide chain release factor RF-1 (Evidence 2a : Function from experimental evidences in other organisms; PubMedId : 11118225, 2548996, 3049538, 3889910, 7543480, 7883187; Product type f : factor), translating into MLAIIEKLEKRLEELNIELSSPEVLGNPSRLRVVSQEHRQVEDILKTGRQYKNCRRSIDEAREILQSSADPELMEMAKAELYETTEQLAILEEKLNFLLVPRDPNDAKNAIIEIRAGTGGEEAAIFAADLFRMYTRFADNKGWKTELLSSNPTGIGGLKEVIFMVKGDGAFGEMKFESGVHRVQRVPQTEAQGRIHTSAATVAVLQEAEEVDIKIEEKDLKIDVYRSSGPGGQSVNTTDSAVRITHIPTGTVVTCQDEKSQLKNKVKAMQVLRARLYDHALEEQNRQIAKERKAMVSTGDRSAKIRTYNFPQSRVTDHRIGLTLHRLDDIMQGNLDEIIEALKKDDLEKRLKATGKETEKAA